TTCGGGAACGGCTTCCAAGATTCCGGAGTGACAATGTAAAGCTTTGCTGTGCCGACATGGTGAAATTGGTAGACACGCTATCTTGAGGGGGTAGTGGCGAAAGCTGTGTGAGTTCGAGTCTCACTGTCGGCACCACCATTCAAAAACAGGCCACCGGGACTCCGGTGGCCTGTTTTATTTGGAGCCAAGAGGGGGCGACCCCTCTTTTTTTGGGGGTGTACGGGAAATGCTGCAAAACTACTTTCCCATTCTGATGTTTGTCATCGTCGGACTTCTGGTCGGCGTGGGCCCAATCGTCTTGGGCAAACTGCTGGCGCCGAATCGTCCCGACGCTGAAAAACTTTCTCCATACGAATGCGGCTTCGAGGCCTTCGAAGATGCCCGCATGAAGTTTGACGTCCGCTACTACCTGATCGCCATTCTCTTCATCCTGTTCGACCTGGAAATCGCCTTCCTGTTTCCGTGGGCCGTGGTGTTGAAGGATCTGGGCGTCTATGGTTTGGGCGTGATGGTCGAGTTTCTGGCCGTGCTGACGCTCGGCTTCGTCTACATGTGGAAGAAGGGAGCTCTGGAATGGGAGTAGAAGGGATTCTAGAGAAAGGCTTCGTCACGACGACAGCCGACAAGCTTATCAACTATACCCGCACGGGTTCGCTGTGGCCGATGACCTTTGGCCTGGCCTGTTGCGCGGTGGAGATGATGCACGCCGGCGCGGCGCGCTATGACCTCGACCGCTTCGGCGTCGTTTTCCGCCCCAGCCCCCGCCAGTCCGACCTGATGATCGTCGCCGGCACGCTGTGCAACAAGATGGCTCCGGCCCTGCGCAAGGTTTACGACCAGATGGCCGAGCCGCGCTGGGTGATCTCGATGGGTTCCTGTGCCAACGGCGGCGGCTACTACCATTATTCCTATTCCGTTGTTCGTGGTTGCGACCGCATCGTGCCGGTCGATGTCTACGTGCCGGGCTGTCCGCCGACCGCGGAGGCGCTGCTGTACGGCATCATCCAGCTGCAGAACAAGATCAAACGTACCAACACCATCGCCCGCTAAGGTAGAAACTATGGCCTCCAAGAAAATGGAAGCGCTGGGTTCGGTCGTGGCCGAGGCGCTGGGCGACAAGCTCGTGCGCAGCACACTGGCCCTGGACGAGCTGACCATCGTGTGCAAGGCGTCCGATCTGCTGTCCGTCGCGCAGACGCTGCGCGACCACGCCGATCTCGCCTTCGAGCAGTGCATCGACGTCTGCGGCATGGACTACAGCGCCTATCGTGACGAGCCGTGGGACGGCCCGCGCTTCGCCGCCGTGTACCACCTGCTGTCTGTCAAGCTGAACCACCGCATCCGCCTGCGCGTCTTCGCCGAGGACGACGATTTCCCGGTCATCCCGTCGGTCAACGGCATCTGGAATGCCGCCAACTGGTTCGAGCGCGAAGCGTTCGACCTGTACGGCATCGTGTTCGAAGGCCACCCCGACCTGCGCCGCCTGCTGACCGACTACGGTTTCGTCGGCCATCCTTTCCGCAAGGACTTCCCGTTGTCCGGCTACGTGGAAATGCGCTACGACCCGACCCAGCAGCGCGTGATCTATCAGCCTGTCACCATCGAACCGCGCGAAATCACCCCGCGCATCATCCGCGAGGAGAATTACGGTGGCTGAGATCCGTAACTACACCCTCAACTTCGGCCCGCAGCACCCGGCCGCGCACGGCGTGCTGCGCCTGGTGCTGGAGCTGGACGGCGAAGTCGTCCAGCGCGCCGACCCGCACATCGGCCTGCTGCATCGCGGCACCGAGAAGCTGGCCGAAAGCAAGACCTTCATCCAGTCGCTGCCCTACATG
This genomic window from Chromobacterium violaceum ATCC 12472 contains:
- a CDS encoding NADH-quinone oxidoreductase subunit A; the protein is MLQNYFPILMFVIVGLLVGVGPIVLGKLLAPNRPDAEKLSPYECGFEAFEDARMKFDVRYYLIAILFILFDLEIAFLFPWAVVLKDLGVYGLGVMVEFLAVLTLGFVYMWKKGALEWE
- a CDS encoding NuoB/complex I 20 kDa subunit family protein, whose product is MGVEGILEKGFVTTTADKLINYTRTGSLWPMTFGLACCAVEMMHAGAARYDLDRFGVVFRPSPRQSDLMIVAGTLCNKMAPALRKVYDQMAEPRWVISMGSCANGGGYYHYSYSVVRGCDRIVPVDVYVPGCPPTAEALLYGIIQLQNKIKRTNTIAR
- a CDS encoding NADH-quinone oxidoreductase subunit C; amino-acid sequence: MASKKMEALGSVVAEALGDKLVRSTLALDELTIVCKASDLLSVAQTLRDHADLAFEQCIDVCGMDYSAYRDEPWDGPRFAAVYHLLSVKLNHRIRLRVFAEDDDFPVIPSVNGIWNAANWFEREAFDLYGIVFEGHPDLRRLLTDYGFVGHPFRKDFPLSGYVEMRYDPTQQRVIYQPVTIEPREITPRIIREENYGG